Proteins encoded by one window of Myxocyprinus asiaticus isolate MX2 ecotype Aquarium Trade chromosome 35, UBuf_Myxa_2, whole genome shotgun sequence:
- the LOC127426534 gene encoding transcription factor MafB-like, whose protein sequence is MTAEQHGLLDLAKNQLNLDYCDFDMTRFDVKKEAAALGPGRSFIQHCSVQVPGSVSSTPMSTPCSSVPSSPSFSPSGQRSGAEDLYSWTLSTGAYPQHADPHCLDLTSEDVREALSANLMHGHPAPQQMHPEQIHQADMEEYRSMGQFHAPNVHPYHHEQFTDLDALQMRAGAHDFTHGKGVEQFMQHLDCSPQSATHLLKSHNIHQQQHHRRNERGVSAENRFSDQQLVTMSVRELNRHLRGMSKDDVIRLKQKRRTLKNRGYAQSCRHKRVHQKHMLEHEKTNLATQVEQLKHELSRLVRERDAYKLKCERLVDGMNSSENTSSPKFLR, encoded by the coding sequence ATGACGGCGGAGCAACATGGTCTTTTGGACTTGGCCAAAAATCAGCTGAATTTGGACTACTGTGACTTTGACATGACGAGGTTTGACGTGAAAAAGGAGGCAGCAGCGTTGGGACCTGGGCGTTCATTCATTCAACATTGCAGTGTACAAGTACCAGGCTCCGTGTCCAGCACACCGATGAGCACCCCGTGTAGCTCCGTGCCTTCATCGCCAAGCTTCAGCCCGAGTGGACAGAGAAGCGGTGCTGAAGATCTCTACAGCTGGACCCTGAGCACTGGGGCTTATCCACAGCACGCTGATCCACACTGTCTCGATCTCACATCTGAGGATGTCCGGGAAGCCCTAAGCGCAAATCTCATGCATGGACACCCGGCGCCTCAACAGATGCATCCAGAACAGATCCATCAGGCAGATATGGAGGAATACAGAAGCATGGGTCAGTTCCACGCGCCAAACGTGCATCCGTATCACCACGAGCAGTTCACCGATCTCGACGCGCTCCAGATGCGCGCGGGTGCGCACGACTTTACGCATGGAAAAGGCGTCGAACAGTTCATGCAACACCTCGACTGTTCACCTCAAAGTGCGACACACCTGCTCAAGTCCCACAACATCCATCAACAGCAGCACCACAGACGGAACGAGCGCGGCGTCAGCGCGGAGAACCGCTTCTCAGACCAGCAGCTGGTGACCATGTCTGTGCGCGAACTGAACAGACACCTCCGCGGCATGAGTAAGGACGACGTTATCCGCCTGAAGCAGAAACGCCGTACCCTGAAAAACCGGGGATACGCGCAGTCCTGCAGACACAAGCGCGTTCATCAAAAACACATGCTGGAGCACGAGAAGACGAACCTCGCGACTCAAGTTGAGCAGCTGAAGCACGAGCTCAGTCGGTTAGTGCGCGAGAGGGACGCGTATAAACTGAAATGCGAGAGACTAGTTGACGGAATGAACTCTAGTGAAAATACATCATCGCCTAAATTCTTGCGATAG
- the LOC127426535 gene encoding DEP domain-containing mTOR-interacting protein-like — translation MVLIQPSLFLRLRLQDSKLIKDRRHNLRTYPNCFVAQELIDWLIALKEVPDRVTAVQLMQHLMDHDILRHVCDKWPVFKDAKYLYRFREDGTFPFNILYEYLIISKDYILQLRQEKGVAYECSSSGYMLIDWLLQNGEIESRRQGLELCRALLQHGIIQHVSLKHHFFDSGLLH, via the exons ATGGTTCTGATACAACCATCTCTATTTTTGAGATTGCGGTTGCAAGACAGCAAGCTGATTAAGGACCGCAGACACAATTTGCGCACATACCCCAATTGCTTTGTGGCTCAGGAGCTAATTGATTGGCTGATTGCTCTTAAGGAAGTGCCAGATCGAGTGACCGCTGTCCAGCTCATGCAGCACCTCATGGACCATGATATCCTACGTCACG TGTGTGATAAGTGGCCCGTGTTCAAAGATGCCAAATACTTGTACAGATTCAGAGAGGATGGAACATTTCCtttcaacatactgtatgaaTA TCTGATTATAAGCAAAGACTACATCTTACAGCTGAGACAGGAAAAGGGAGTGGCTTATGAATGCTCTTCCTCTGGTTACATGTTAATTGATTGGCTGCTACAGAACGGTGAAATAGAGAGTCGAAGACAGGGACTAGAGCTCTGCAGGGCTCTACTACAGCATGGTATCATTCAGCATG TCTCTCTGAAGCATCACTTCTTTGACAGTGGGCTGCTGCATTAA